The following DNA comes from bacterium.
CTGAACGAGCAAAGTAAAGGGCCGCGCCCGGCGGGATTGCCCCGCCCTGTCTTGTAAGCGGCCCTGAAAAAATATATGCTTAATAGGGATGAGGTGTTTTCAATTCAATTCGCAGTTTCAACCTGTGGGAGGATGACTGAAATGCTCAGCAAGAAAATGCAGAAAGCCATGAACGATCAGATCAACGCCGAACTTTACTCCGGCTATCTCTACCTGGCCATGTCCAACTATTTTACGGTCAACAACCTGCCCGGAATGGGCAAGTGGATGAAAGTCCAGGCCGGCGAGGAGCTGGGCCACGCGATGAAATTTTTCGGCTACATCCACGAGCGCAGCGGCGAGGCGGCCCTGGTGCAGGTGGACACTCCGCCGGCCAAGTGGGACGGCCCGCTGGCGGTGTTCCAGGAGGCCTACAAGCATGAGTTGCTCGTGACCTCGCGGATCGACAAGTTGGTCGAGCTGGCCCAGGCCGAGAAAGACCACGCCTCGGTGGCGTTCCTCACCTGGTATGTGACCGAGCAGGTGGAGGAGGAGGCCGCCGCCCTCGGGATCGTTGAAAAGCTCAAGATGATCGGCAACCATCCGGGCGGGATGTACATGCTGGACCGCGAGCTGGGCGCGCGCGCCGCGGACTGACGAACGGAGTGATGGAGCGGGGCGGCCACCCTCGGGGGGGCTGTTCCTCCCGCTCAGTGACGCTTTAACCATTTGACCCCGAAAGGCGGGCCGGACGATGCAAGCCAATGTTGGGGGAATCGACAAGGTGCTGCGGATCGTGGCCGGGTTGGTGATAATCGCCCTGGGGTTGTACTACAAGAGCTGGTGGGGAGCGATCGGGATAGTTCCACTGGGCACCGGGTTGTTCAATTTCTGCCCGGCCT
Coding sequences within:
- a CDS encoding ferritin, with translation MLSKKMQKAMNDQINAELYSGYLYLAMSNYFTVNNLPGMGKWMKVQAGEELGHAMKFFGYIHERSGEAALVQVDTPPAKWDGPLAVFQEAYKHELLVTSRIDKLVELAQAEKDHASVAFLTWYVTEQVEEEAAALGIVEKLKMIGNHPGGMYMLDRELGARAAD
- a CDS encoding DUF2892 domain-containing protein, translated to MQANVGGIDKVLRIVAGLVIIALGLYYKSWWGAIGIVPLGTGLFNFCPAYCPLGISTCRKADKPVKE